CGCGAACCTACAAGCCAAAATTAGAAGACGGAATTTCGTTCTATCCCGACGAGGCTGCAGCAGTAGTTAGAACCCACGTTGAAAAATTGATGGCAACCGGGGAAGGCTTTGACGTCCGGCTGCGCTTTCGAACTGCAAAGGGGAACTTGCGGTGGGTTCGGTCTGCGTCGCGCGCGGAAATGCGCGACGGCAACGTGGTTCGAGTCTACGGCTCGATTCAGGACGTAACCGACGAAGTCGGCCGTGAATCCGCATCTCGCGCGATCGGCGAGCGCTATGAAGCGATCGTAAATAATATTCCGCTGATGGTTTCGCTGTTCAATCCAAACGGCGAATTCGAATGGGTCAATCCTGATTGGATCAAAGAGGTTGGCTGGGATCTTGAATCTATGAAGGGTCGCGACATGATGAAGGAGTTCTGTCCCGACCCTGAATATCGCAAAGAAGTTCTCGACTTTATGCTAAGTGGATCGCCAGGGTGGAACGACGTTTTGATTCGCAAGCGTGACGGTACCTCGATCTACACTTCCTGGGCGAATGTTCGACTTTCAAACGGCTACAGTATCGGCATCGGCCGAAATATTGACGAAAGTATGCGGTTACACAGTGAACTTCGCGATGCTTATGAACGGCTGAAAATGGCAATGTCCGTTGGTGGGCTGGGCACTTGGGAGCTTTATCCGAAAACGGGCCAAGTAAAGTTTTGCGACGAGTGGTGCGACATGCTTGGCCTAGATCCAGCTACCGTTGTTCACGATATTTCGACTTGGAAATCGATCGTTCATCCCGAGGATGCGGAAGTTGGTTACCGAGAAACCTACCGCTGTTTAAATGGCGAAACTCCTGTTTACAACGGTGTTCAGCGGCTTCGGCATGCGAATGGCTCGTGGGTTTGGGTTCAAACAAGCGGACGCGTTACCAAACGAAACGAGAACGGTGAGCCGGAGAAATTTTTGGCGATCACCATCAACATCACTCACCTAAAGCAATCCGAAGCATTGGTTGTCGAGCAAAATCGCGTTCTAGAGTTAATGAAGCGTCGGCTGGAGCTCGCAGTACGAGCAGGCCGGTTCGGAGTGTGGGATTGGAACTATAAAACCGGGGAACTCGTATGGGACCAGTTGATGTACGAAATTTTCGACATCGATCCGATGGAGTTTACCAACGACTATGATGCGTTTCAGAAGGTCATGCATCCAGAGGATGCTCCGAAAGTTCGCGACCAGTTGGATTCCGCGTTCAGATCGCGGGCGCAGGAATTTCGTTCTGAGTTTCGCATTATTAGTCGTGACGGTAACATCAAGATGATTGCCGCCCTCGCTTCTTGTTTTTACGATGAAGAGGGAAAGATCGATCGCCTCGTAGGTAATAACTGGGACGTAACGGAGCAGCGGAACGCCGAATCCGCACTTGCAGAAGCTCGCGTCGAAGCCGAACGGTTTTTTACTATGTCCCTCGATCTTTTGGCGGTGGCCGGGTTTGACGGTTTTTTGAAGCGTGTCAATCCATCTTTCTTGTCGGTCCTCGGCTACACCGAGAAAGAATTGTTGGCGCGACCGGTTTTAGATTTTGTCCATCCGGAAGATCGCGAAGCAACCGTTCGCGAAACTCTTAGTTTAGAAAGCGGGCGGCCGGCAATTCGCTTTGAAAATCGGTTTCGAACAATCGACGGCCGCTATCGAACCTTTAGCTGGGTTTCGACTCCTGACGTAGAGACAAAAACGATCTTCTGCGCGGTGCGAGACCTCACCGACCAGCGTGAAAATGAATTGAAGCTACTGCAATCGGCCAGAATGGCCACGCTTGGCGAAATGGCGGGCGGTATCGCGCATGAAGTTAACAACCCTCTTGCGATTATCCATGGTCGAGCGTCACAGATTCTAAGAGTGATGGATCGTGGTCAGTTAGATCTTACCAAGCTGAGATCGGATTTAGTTAAAATCGAAGCGACCGCTGACAGAATTGCAAAAATCATTCGCGGTTTACGAACCTTTTCAAGGGACTCTTCAAGCGACCCGATGACTCTGGCGAAGGTCAACGGAATGATCGCTGAGGTGTTGGACCTAGCAGGTGAGCGGTTTAAAAATCATGAGGTACAATTGTTGGTTTTTGCTGCCGAAGATCTGTTGATTTCTTGTCGGCCCCAGCAAATCGGTCAAGTTCTGTTAAACTTAATCAACAACGCTCATGATGCAGTAATTGCGCTCGCAGAGCGCTGGGTGCGGATTGATGTGACTCGAGCGGGTAAAATGGTCAGAATCACAGTGACGGACTCTGGCAAAGGTATTCCGGCAGAGATCGCCGCAAAGATCATGAATCCTTTTTTTACGACAAAAGAAGTCGGCCAAGGCACAGGATTGGGACTTAGCATTTCAAAAGGAATCGCCGAGGATCATGGCGGAACTCTGAAGTACGATTTTTCTTCGGAAAATACCCGTTTTGTTTTTGAAGTTCCGGTGGCGAACGAAATAGAAATCGCCCAGCAAGGAGTCTCATGAAGTCTTTAAAAAACGCAACGGTCCTTGTGGTCGACGATGAAGACGAGCTGCGGGAAATATTTGTTGATGAGTTTCGAGCAATCGGCGCAAAAGTTTTTGAAGCCCGCCAAGGTGTAGAGGCGCTTGAGATTTTGCGTCGCGAAAAAATCGATGTCGTGCTTTCGGATGTTCGGATGCCAGGCGGCGACGGGATTTCCCTGATCCGAAATATCGACAAGGAAATTTCACCAAAGCCGATTTTGTTTTTGTGTTCTGGGTTCTCCGAACACTCTTACGACGAAGTTCGAGCACTTGGTGTGGTTGATGTTTTTGGAAAGCCGTTTGAGTGGAACAAAATCGTGCTCGCGATCGAATCTGCGCTGAAGTCCTCTGGCTAGAAAACCGCCGTTATAGAAACCGGAATTAACAAGAGCTAGCCTCCGTGCGCCTCAATTCGAGACATCGACTTGAATTTCACGCTTTAAATTCGGGTTCAATTTCACTACATTTTACTTAGAAATTCTCGAGTATTTCGGGCGCCAGCTATTTGATTTCACGGCCAATATTCCGATTGTTATGGAACTAACAAGGGATTGTCTTGAGATTGCTTAGCTACCTTAACGAAATCTACACTCGCTGCTTCAGACTTTCAGAAGTTCTGCGGACAGTCTTGCGCGTCTCATTAGCGATCGTCGCCGCGATCACTGTTACTGGCTGCGAAGGAGAAGAAGATGAAGGCGATCCTCCCGCGGACGGTTTGGCCGCACCGTTTCGCGTTTCTGTACTCATCAACAATGGTGCAGCGAAAACTGCTTCCGAAAATGTTCAGATTTTTTACGCCGGCGCCAACATCACCCACTTCTATGTCACTGCGAATTCCGGTTGTACGTCGGGCGGCGTATGGCGCCCGATTTTGTCGATGCCTTCGCCGGTCGCTTACAAGCTGAGTGCGCTGAATGCGACGTCTAACGTGTACGTTAAATTTCGAAACGGTGGATCCGGCGGACCAGAGTCTACTTGCCTAACGGCGTCCATCACTCACGACAATCTTCCGCCACTGGTCGGGTTCACCGCTCCCGCTGCAAATTCATTTGTGAACGGGGCAACCGCGTCGTCCTTCGCGTTCAGTGGGACCTGTAGCGAAAGTGGTCGTCCAGTAAATCTAACCGTCAATTCAATTTCAGAAACCGCCAACTGCACGGGACAGGTTTTCTCGAAAGTCGTAAACGTCGCGGCATTTGTCGATGGACCTATCAATGTCAGTGCCTCGCAAACGGATAGTCTCGGCAATAGTTCGTCATTCGTCGTTCGGCAATTTCAAAAAGACACCGTGGTGCCAAGTGTTGCGATTTCGGCCCCAGCGTCTTTGAGTGTTATTGCGCAAAGCGGGCAATCGGGATTCATGGTCAGCGGTGCTTGTTCTGAAAATGGGCAAGCAGTTGTTTTATCGGGTGCAGCGAGCGGTGTTGCTCCGTGTATCGGTGGACTATTTTCAGCTTCGCTTGATTTCACTCTCGCGCCAGAAGGCAATCAGCTGGTCCGAGTCGATCATGTCGATGCGGCGGGGAACCAAGCCAGTCAGGGCTCGCGAGCTTTTTTTAGGGAAATCAAGCCAGCATTGACATTTGCAACGCCTCTCGCCGGAAGCTATGTCTCTCTGGCAAACGTCATAAATTATTCTTTCTCGGGGACCTGCGGTTCAAATGGCCAACAGGTAGAACTTCGAACTATTCCGGATACAGGATTTCTGCGCACTGCCGTGTGCACACTTGGAACGTGGAACATAACTGCGGATTTATCATCACTTTCTGATGGGCCTTTGACATTTGAAGTTCGTCATCAGTCTTCTCTTGGGTCAAGCGCGTTACCAATGGCTAGATCAATTATCAAAGATACTCAGCGCCCGGTCATTGGATTCATTACTCCGGTAGAAAACGCGATCATTACGGTAGTCAACCACGATGCGGTGGTTTTGTCTGGCACATGTACCGAAGATGGGCGAAGTGTTGCGCTGTCAGGTGCGGTGACTGCCAGTGCTGTTTGCACAGCTGGCACCTTCAGTTCTACAGTTGATATTTCGATGGCGGCCGAGGGGCCATTGGTCATCGTCGCGAATCAATCGGATCTTGCCGGCAATTCTGCGCTTCCGGCATCGCGAACGTTGATTCACGAATTGAAGCCTGGACTTACAATCTCGACGCCCTTGGCCGGTGCCTTGGTCAATTTGGCAAATCGTGCGG
The nucleotide sequence above comes from Deltaproteobacteria bacterium. Encoded proteins:
- a CDS encoding PAS domain-containing protein, whose translation is MTESSFHRELLAISSDLLGVLRSDGVLTFSNEFWMNRLCASGDQCAGLNANDFVHIEDLEEFNRNSKLVSELSGPMIFEGRVKSRSGHAIWMRWRFEKSESSPVVLICGKDITDEKTSSTQLRQIEQVSNIGSWEIDMETMELCWSAETYAIHELDPRTYKPKLEDGISFYPDEAAAVVRTHVEKLMATGEGFDVRLRFRTAKGNLRWVRSASRAEMRDGNVVRVYGSIQDVTDEVGRESASRAIGERYEAIVNNIPLMVSLFNPNGEFEWVNPDWIKEVGWDLESMKGRDMMKEFCPDPEYRKEVLDFMLSGSPGWNDVLIRKRDGTSIYTSWANVRLSNGYSIGIGRNIDESMRLHSELRDAYERLKMAMSVGGLGTWELYPKTGQVKFCDEWCDMLGLDPATVVHDISTWKSIVHPEDAEVGYRETYRCLNGETPVYNGVQRLRHANGSWVWVQTSGRVTKRNENGEPEKFLAITINITHLKQSEALVVEQNRVLELMKRRLELAVRAGRFGVWDWNYKTGELVWDQLMYEIFDIDPMEFTNDYDAFQKVMHPEDAPKVRDQLDSAFRSRAQEFRSEFRIISRDGNIKMIAALASCFYDEEGKIDRLVGNNWDVTEQRNAESALAEARVEAERFFTMSLDLLAVAGFDGFLKRVNPSFLSVLGYTEKELLARPVLDFVHPEDREATVRETLSLESGRPAIRFENRFRTIDGRYRTFSWVSTPDVETKTIFCAVRDLTDQRENELKLLQSARMATLGEMAGGIAHEVNNPLAIIHGRASQILRVMDRGQLDLTKLRSDLVKIEATADRIAKIIRGLRTFSRDSSSDPMTLAKVNGMIAEVLDLAGERFKNHEVQLLVFAAEDLLISCRPQQIGQVLLNLINNAHDAVIALAERWVRIDVTRAGKMVRITVTDSGKGIPAEIAAKIMNPFFTTKEVGQGTGLGLSISKGIAEDHGGTLKYDFSSENTRFVFEVPVANEIEIAQQGVS
- a CDS encoding response regulator, whose protein sequence is MKSLKNATVLVVDDEDELREIFVDEFRAIGAKVFEARQGVEALEILRREKIDVVLSDVRMPGGDGISLIRNIDKEISPKPILFLCSGFSEHSYDEVRALGVVDVFGKPFEWNKIVLAIESALKSSG